The following DNA comes from bacterium.
TGTTCGTGCAGTGGCAGCACGGTCAGCAGCAACTCGTGTGGCCCAAAGATCTGGGCGGGGTGCCGTTGGTCTATCCTGCGCCACCCTGGCGTGCCCGATAACCGCCGCGACCTGCTCGAAGCGCGCGGCCTCGCCAAGACCTTCGGCGGCCTGCGCGCAGTCGAGGATCTGTCGTTCGCCGTTCGCGCGGGAGAAATTCTCGGCCTGCTTGGTCCGAACGGCTCGGGCAAGACGACGGCTTTCAACCTGATCGCGGGGACGCTCGCGCCCGACCGCGGCGCGGTCTATTTTGACGGCCGCGACGTCACCGGGTTTGCGCCGCACCGGCGGGCCGCGCTCGGCATCGCGCGGACATTTCAGCTCGTCCGCGCCTTGTCCGGTCTCGCGGTGCTCGACAACGTCCTCGTCGCGCGCCTCTACGGGCACGTCCGCGCAGGCGACATGGCCGGCGCCCGCGCCGAGGCGCTCGAGTGCCTCGAGTTCGTCGGACTGGCCGCCAAGGCGGATCGCCCGGCCGGCACCCTAACGCTGGCGGAGCGCAAGACCCTCGAGGTCGCCCGCGCGCTCGCCGTGAGCCCGCGCCTACTCCTGCTGGATGAACCCGCCGCGGGCCTGAATTCCACGGAGGTCGCGGCCCTGCTCGTACTGCTCCGGCGGATTCGCGCCGGCGGCATCACGATCGTGATCGTCGAGCACAACGTCGGAGCGATGCGGGACCTGTGCGATCGTGCCGTCGTGCTCAACGCCGGCCGCACCATCGCCGAGGGGCGGCCGCACGAGGTCCTCGAGCACGCCGGCGTGGTTGAGGTCTATCTCGGCGCCCCCGACGAGGCGGGCGCGGCGCGCCCGGAAGCGGAGGCCTGATGCTCGCCCAGAGCGCGGTCTTTGGTCTGCTCGTCGGCGCGCTGTACGGCCTGGCCGCGGTCGGCCTGACCGTGGTGTTCGGTGTCCTGAAGATCCTCAATGTCGCCCACGGCGAACTGCTCATGCTGGGCGGCTACGCGGCCTTCTGGCTCTTCACCCTCTGGCGCGTGGACCCGTTCCTCTCCGTCGTGCCGAGCGGCGCCGCCCTGTTCCTCGTCGGGATCCTCCTCTACCGGGTGCTGTTCAGCCGCCTGCTTCGTGCGGCGGAGGTCACGAAGCTCAAGAGCTCGATCCTGATCGGCTTCGGGCTCGCGCTCGTGCTGCAGACCCTGGCCCTCGCGGCGTGGACCGGCGACGAGCGGGCCGTGACCACGGCCTACGCCGGGCACGTCCTGGCGGTCGCCGGCGTCGTCGTCCCGTTGTCGCGGCTCGGGGCGCTCGCCGTGGCGTTCGTCGCCGTCGCCCTGCTTCATCTGTTCCTCCACCACACGTATCCCGGCAAGGCCGTCCGCGCCACGGCGGACGACGTCGACGCGGCCGCGCTGGCCGGCATCCCGGTCCCGGCCGTGTTCCTGTCGGCCTTCGGCCTCGGCAGCGCGCTCGCCGGCGTCGCCGGCACGCTGGCGACGGTGACCGACGCCATCAGCCCGTCGATCGGCCTGGCCTGGACGCTCACGGCGCTCATCGTGGTGGTGCTGGGCGGGCTGGGCAGTGTGGCCGGCGCATTCGTGGCGGGACTCGGCCTCGGGGTCGCGGAATCCATAAGCGGCGTTCTGCTCGGCAACGCCTACCGGGAAATCATCGGACTCGTGCTGTTCCTGGTCGTGCTCGCGATCCGGCCGCAGGGCCTGTTCGCGCGCGGAGCGCCGTGACCCGGCGCGGGCTGCCGGCCGCGGCCGTCGGGACCGCCGCACTGATCGCCGCCGCGGCGTTGCCCGCGATCACACAGGATCGGGCCCTGCTGTCCTGGGTCTTGCTGGTCTGGCTCTACGCGGCGCTGGCCCAGTCGTGGAACGTGCTCGGCGGCTTCGGCGGACAGGTGAACCTCGGCCACGCCGCGTTCTTCGGCGTCGGCGCGCTCACAACGCGCCTCTTGTGGACCGGCGGCGTCCCGATTGCCTGGGCGGTGGGGGCCGGGACGGTCGCCGCCGCCGCGACCGGGGTCGTGATCGGCGCACCCGCGTTGCGGCTGCGCGGCCCCTACTTCGCGATCGGGACCCTGGCCGCGGCGGAGATCCTCCGCATCACGGTGGGCAACGTCCTGCCCGACATCGCCGCCCTGCCGCCGCAGGCGCTGGCCGCGTACACGCTCGCGCCGCGTTACTACCTGGCGCTCGGCGTGGCGGTCGCGACGACGGCCGCCGCAGCCTGGATCGCGCACTCACGCTTCGGCCGCGGACTGGTCGCCGTGCGGGAGGACGAGGCCGTGGCGGAGAGTGTCGGCGTCGGTGCGTACGGCCACACGCTGTCGGCGTTCATCCTCAGCAGCGCGCTCGCCGGTGCCGTGGGCGGGGGCTTTGCCTTCTACCACGTCGGCTTCTACCCGAGCTTTCTGTTCAGTCCGCTGTGGACCTTCGACCCGCTGCTGATCGTCTACCTCGGCGGCGTCGGCACGGTGGCCGGCCCCATCGTCGGCGCCGTGGTGTTCCTGGCGCTTCGCGAATCGCTCGCGCTCAGGCTGGGCGAACTGCATCTTCTCATCTTCGGCGTGCTCTTCATCGCCATCGTCCTCGCGCTGCCCGGCGGCATCGTGCAGGCGCTGCGCGACACCCTCAGCCGCCCCAGAGCGGCGCGGCCCACGGAGGCGACGTCAACGCCATGACGACGAATCCCGCGCCATCCGACGAAGGACGCAGGTGGCTCCGGCACTGCCTGGCGACGCTGGCCTACCGGGCCGGCAAAGCGGTGCGCGGCGCCCCGCCCGGTTTCGGGGACCTGCGACTCGCCGAGCCGACCGCGATGACGCCCGCGCAGATTCTCGCGCACATGGGCGATCTCATGGAATGGGCGCTCTCGCTCGCCCAGGGGCGGCAGACATGGCCCGGGTCCGCGCCCCGGCCGTGGGACGCGGAAGTCGACCGGTTCTTCGGCGCGCTCGCGGCGCTCGACGCGTATCTCGCGTCGCTCGCCCCCCTTCACGCTCCCCCGGAGCGCCTGTTCCAGGGCCCGATCGCGGACGCGCTCACGCACGTGGGCCAGATCGCCACCCGACGCCGGCTGGCCGGGGCACCGGTGCGCGGCGAAAATTACTTCGTCGCCGAAATCGCGATCGGCCGCGTCGGGCTCGAGCAGGCGCCGCCGGTGCGCGAGGCCGCCATCGAGCCGGTCCGGAACGCGCCGGCCCGCCGCGCGGAGGAGCGCGCGTAGCGTTCCGCTAGATGACGTTGAGTTCGACGAGACGCCGCCCTTCGACGAGGCGCGCCGCGGCAAGCGGCGTGAGATCCAGACTGCGGTAGCCGCCCTCGACGATCCACTCCGCGAGCCCGCGGCCCACGGCCGGCGACTGTTGCAGTCCGTGCCCGCTGAACCCGTTGGCGAAGAGCACGTTGTCGAGGGACGGGTGCGGACCGATGATGGCGTTGTGATCGAAGGTGTTGAGCGCGTAGTATCCGGCCCAGCTCTTCAGGACCTTGACGGCCTCGAAGGCCGGCACGCGGGACGCCAGCACCGGCCAGATCGTGTCGGAGAACAGCCGCTCGTCGACCTCGAGCGGCGCGTCGTCTGGATCGGGCTCCCCCCCGCGGGGCGAGGTGCCGGTGAGGAAGTTCGGCCCGTCGGCCCGGAACCACACGCCCGACGGATCGATCACCAGCGGACAGCCGGGCAGCGCCGCGCGGCAGGCGAAGACAAAAACGCTCCGCCGGCGCGCCCGGACCGGGAGGTCGACGTCGAGCATCGCCGCGACGTGCCCGGCCCATGGCCCGGCGGCATTGACGACGACGTCCGCCGCGACCGCCGACCCGTCGCCGAGGATCGCCGCGGCGACCCGGCGGCCCTCCCGCGCAAATCCCGTGACGGCCTGCGGCACGTACGCCGCGCCGAGCGCCTGGGCCTTGCGGCGGAAGGCCTGCAGCAGCGCATAGCCGTCGAACCAGCCCTCGCCGGAGAGGCCGAGTGACGCGGCCGCGATTCCCTCGACGTTCATCCAGGGGAACCGTCCGCCGAGCTCCGGCGGGGTGAGCAGCGCCACGTCCACGCCGTGGGCGCGCTGGAGACGGTGGTTGCGCTCGAGGATGGTCACGCCGGCCGGCGTCGCGAGGAAGAGGTAGCCGGGCTCGATCAGGCCGACGTCGGGATGCTCGTCGCCGGTGCCGAGATGCGCGCCGACCCGGCGGAGAAATTCGATCCCGAAGCGGGAGATCTCGATGTTCACCGGCGTGGAGAACTGCTGGCGGATCGCACTCGCCGAAAGCGCCGACGACGCGTACCGGTAACCCGGATCCCGTTCGATCACGACCACGTCGCCGCGAAACCGCGGGTGGCTCCCGAGGAAATAGGCGATCGAGCTTCCGATGACCCCGCCGCCGACGATGACGACCCGCTGCGCCACGGCCCCGCCCCGCCGGCTACGGCTTCGGCGCGCCGGCGACGTCGATGTGCGTGATCTTGACCGGGTGCAGCGGGCGGTCGTTCACGTCCCGCGGCATCCGGGCGATCCGTTTCACCAGTTCCACCGAGCGCGCGTCGCACTGCCCGAAGATCGTGTAGCCCGTGCCCTTCGGCACGATCTGCGACCCGCGCCGGCACCCGCCCTCGTCCAGGCACGGATTGAGCCCCGGCTGAGGACCTTCCGTGATGAAGAACTGCGAGCCGTTCGTGTTCGGGCCGGCGTTGGCCATCGCGAGGCGCCCGGGCCGGTCGAAAAGCAGATCGGCGTGCAGTTCGTCGTCGAAGCGGTAGCCCGGTCCGCCGGTGCCGGTGCCGAGCGGATCGCCGCCCTGAATCATGAATTCGGGAATGACGCGGTGGAAAATGACCCCGTCGTAGAAGGGACGATTGTGCTGCGGCTTGCCCGTGCGGGGGTCGATCCAGTCCTTCTTGCCGGTCGC
Coding sequences within:
- a CDS encoding ABC transporter ATP-binding protein; this translates as MPDNRRDLLEARGLAKTFGGLRAVEDLSFAVRAGEILGLLGPNGSGKTTAFNLIAGTLAPDRGAVYFDGRDVTGFAPHRRAALGIARTFQLVRALSGLAVLDNVLVARLYGHVRAGDMAGARAEALECLEFVGLAAKADRPAGTLTLAERKTLEVARALAVSPRLLLLDEPAAGLNSTEVAALLVLLRRIRAGGITIVIVEHNVGAMRDLCDRAVVLNAGRTIAEGRPHEVLEHAGVVEVYLGAPDEAGAARPEAEA
- a CDS encoding branched-chain amino acid ABC transporter permease; protein product: MLAQSAVFGLLVGALYGLAAVGLTVVFGVLKILNVAHGELLMLGGYAAFWLFTLWRVDPFLSVVPSGAALFLVGILLYRVLFSRLLRAAEVTKLKSSILIGFGLALVLQTLALAAWTGDERAVTTAYAGHVLAVAGVVVPLSRLGALAVAFVAVALLHLFLHHTYPGKAVRATADDVDAAALAGIPVPAVFLSAFGLGSALAGVAGTLATVTDAISPSIGLAWTLTALIVVVLGGLGSVAGAFVAGLGLGVAESISGVLLGNAYREIIGLVLFLVVLAIRPQGLFARGAP
- a CDS encoding branched-chain amino acid ABC transporter permease → MTRRGLPAAAVGTAALIAAAALPAITQDRALLSWVLLVWLYAALAQSWNVLGGFGGQVNLGHAAFFGVGALTTRLLWTGGVPIAWAVGAGTVAAAATGVVIGAPALRLRGPYFAIGTLAAAEILRITVGNVLPDIAALPPQALAAYTLAPRYYLALGVAVATTAAAAWIAHSRFGRGLVAVREDEAVAESVGVGAYGHTLSAFILSSALAGAVGGGFAFYHVGFYPSFLFSPLWTFDPLLIVYLGGVGTVAGPIVGAVVFLALRESLALRLGELHLLIFGVLFIAIVLALPGGIVQALRDTLSRPRAARPTEATSTP
- a CDS encoding FAD-binding oxidoreductase translates to MAQRVVIVGGGVIGSSIAYFLGSHPRFRGDVVVIERDPGYRYASSALSASAIRQQFSTPVNIEISRFGIEFLRRVGAHLGTGDEHPDVGLIEPGYLFLATPAGVTILERNHRLQRAHGVDVALLTPPELGGRFPWMNVEGIAAASLGLSGEGWFDGYALLQAFRRKAQALGAAYVPQAVTGFAREGRRVAAAILGDGSAVAADVVVNAAGPWAGHVAAMLDVDLPVRARRRSVFVFACRAALPGCPLVIDPSGVWFRADGPNFLTGTSPRGGEPDPDDAPLEVDERLFSDTIWPVLASRVPAFEAVKVLKSWAGYYALNTFDHNAIIGPHPSLDNVLFANGFSGHGLQQSPAVGRGLAEWIVEGGYRSLDLTPLAAARLVEGRRLVELNVI
- a CDS encoding peptidylprolyl isomerase, with protein sequence MTIRFARPSYALLPWPVLFGSLALVAVAGAADAAAKSPAHPVAVIHTTAGDLRCELFPDRAPKAASNFIGLATGKKDWIDPRTGKPQHNRPFYDGVIFHRVIPEFMIQGGDPLGTGTGGPGYRFDDELHADLLFDRPGRLAMANAGPNTNGSQFFITEGPQPGLNPCLDEGGCRRGSQIVPKGTGYTIFGQCDARSVELVKRIARMPRDVNDRPLHPVKITHIDVAGAPKP